A window of Daucus carota subsp. sativus chromosome 2, DH1 v3.0, whole genome shotgun sequence genomic DNA:
CATGCCACTTGTAGAGTTAAGACTGTACTGAGCTGGGACAATTTGTGAAATTAACTAAACCTAGCTTAGATTTGAGTTGTTCGATATTAAGTGACAACTTAAGTTACCAATATAATTGGGAAATACTATACCATCTAAATACCGGACAGTATCACTAGTTAACTAGAAGTTCATTCCAGCAAATTACTTCAAGATGTGACCATTTGTGAAATCAGTGATTATCCAGATTTCCAGTAATAGGAGACAGACAGTCAAACATGATCTTAATAATCACAATGGTGGAATTTACTAGAGAAGAAACTTATGTTTATAACAGTTTTTAAGGGCTTCATTCACAGAGTAACTCCTAACATTTATATTATAtcctaaatataaaattttaacattattataaaattgtgACTCCTATTTTAAAGTCAAATATGACTACTAAATAAAAAGATACATACCCTCAAATCTGACCCATACATTAGCAGATAGCAGGATATGTAGTATGGGCCATGGGGGGTATAGTACTCACTTTAAGTAATGACACGTTAAGAATATCTACACAGGACAAGGTATCTCTAGACTTGAAGCACATGGAGCATATATTTCAATTTGAGCATATAgacttattttattaaatcaatataGGAGTAATAATTCCGCCTTGATTTTCTTTCATACAGCCAGGACGATTTCCAAATATGAAGTATAAATCTTTGGTCACTGTTTACCTGACTATAAGCAAGTGCCATTGAAACAGCGCCTCTCATTAGACCAGCCCACCATATTATTACCtgaataatcaataatcatattACGAAGTTTGTGGTTACATTGGCAAGTCTCAGATGAATGAAGTGGCTCATTGCTCTATATTATTTCACTTTATACCTGCTGCTTGAGGTTTACTTTCTCACCCTTGGACTTTCTGGTAAGATTGGATACAAAGGATAGAGGGAATACAAATGATGCTCTTCCGATCATAACCAAGCCAAGCAGCACAGCACTCAGGCCAACAGATTTTCCTGGACTGAACTTAAAGAAATTGAGTAGAATCAGGCAGATGTAAATACAATTTGCAGAACAAAGATTTATGTAAATTTTGAATCACAGATATGGAATAAATTTTCATCTTCTAATTTAAGCCTAGTATAGAGAGGGAAAGAAAAGAGAGGTAATGCATAGTACATTCCAGATCTAACAGTATTGAAATTTCAGGTTTACCTGCTACTAACAAACTTCCACTTTTCCATGTCCAATGCATCCATTCCAACATAAAGGAAGATGCATATTTCACAAATGAACGAGAATGTTGCAAAGGCATGCCTGGAAATCAGAAAAATAACATACTATTATGTTATGGTGACGCAAAAAGTTTTTTTTGTATGCagttgattaaaaaataatgatggACTTGCAGAGGTCTTCTTCGAGGTTTTCCTCACCTTGTGGTTACTTTTGACCCGTCAGTCATAGAATGCCAAGTGTAATGTGACATGACAATCCCGCAAAAGAATACGGTAAGTATACCACTCAAATCAAACAGCTGGAAGACAAACGGATTACCACAATATCAAATTGCCGAAGCTCCCAATTTAAGTGGTTACTTATTTGTAACAAGCATTACTACTTTAGGAACTGAAAACAAATATAACATACCTCAGCCGTCATATATGAAAGGTAAGCCATCACAATCATAAGAGCCACTTCACGATCAGGAGAATGCCTGAAAATTGGATTTTACTTTCAGCTATTGTATTTGCAAATTTAACAATGATAAATTTCAATggatttcttaaaataaaaaattagttataaTAAATGCAGTGCAGACATACCTGCCAAGATGCAACTTTTTCATGATATAAGCACTGAGCAGTCCAACCTGTGATTTCCgtaaaaaaatgtttaaaacaGAGTATGATACGGCATATTTCACAAGAAAGCAGACCAGAACAAGCTCAACATTGCTCTAAGATGCCTAAAAGACAGTGACCTAAATCTGCACTAAAGTGAAAGTGCAACAGGGACTATGAATGAGAAGTCATGTGCGATGAAGCACCATTCTAGTCTGATGATTAATATCTTCTTGCTCTCCGTTTTAACAATTAATATCAAAGTCATTACTCGTTTGGTTCAAGTATATTAAATTAGTCACTCATTTGAAAAATTGAATCAATTTGATTAccaatttgaaaatatgtatcaaCTTAGTCATTAGaaagtcaaaattttatattaattcagtCATTAGCAGATGGTTTActtgatacaaaattttaagttaatGACTAAATAGAGTCAATTTTGACATGAGTGAGTAATTTGACATATTTGAGCCAAACAAGGGATTACTTTGATATTAATCCCGTGAGAGTATGCGAAGTTGCGAAAAAGTCTCATTGTTTATAAGTACTGAACTTCTGTATCAATATTTACTGTCTTGCAAGTCCAggattaatttaattatctaTCTTAATAAAGATGTCAGAGAAATTTATGGTTGATGCACTTAGGGTTTGTAGTTTGACTGTTTATATCAGGCTCAATGGTCAAAAAACTACTAGAACAATAAATGTACATCAAGACTACCATGCCAGTTGATCTAAACACCTAAACGAGTGATACTTAGGGGAACTATCATAGgaataaattaagttaaagtAATAAAGTAATGTAAATACACTGCAAAAGTGATTTGCCAAGCAAACTAATAATAACAAGACAGAACCTGACGCAGTTCGACTATCCCTGGTTTTAGTCAGACATGGCCTAAAGCAACTAATTGCCAAAATTTAAAAGCTAGGACAGAAAATACAACAGCAGTAACAAGTCTAAAAAGGTAGTTCAGTAGTTGAAGGCAAAAGGGTTATCTTTGGCAGTTAAGGTAGACTGGATATaacatgatattttttattaaatgcaTAAAACCAATCGCAATCAGTTACATGATATATATTCAGATGTATCTGTTTGAACTTTGAAGTTAAGGGAGATTGAACTTATAATGATATTCTACCAAATGCATAGTAAAAATCTTAGTCTGTCACATGATACACCTCCAGTCCTGTCCCATATATAGCACGAGCTACTTAGCTCCATTGTGAACCATCAAGCAATTTTCGTGCTAATGATTTAGAGGGGAGTAAAAGACTTACTGATATTCCCAATAAGGTGCTTGTAGTGAAAAGAATCAAGAAATTTCCCCCAAACTGAAAGGCAGTTTTAATGTTGATGTTGGAGAGGTCATATTTTTGGATTGCATGAAAGAGAACTACAGATGATGCGTCATTTACTACACCTTCCCCAAATACTAGGCTGTACAACAAAGGTGCCTCTTCTTGATTAAGAATCTGATATTGAACAATGTAgtagttaattattttattttacatctGCACAAAATTGTcacattattttattctacattTGCACATAATTGCCATATTGAAAAGTCATTCATACCTGCAAGGTACATACAGAATCTGTAGCCGAAAAGATTGCTCCAATTGCTTCGAAATAACATACTAGGTATTAGAACAAGTCCATACTCAAATGCAGATCAGAAAATAGTTTAGCAATGCAAGCAACAGGTACATAATTTCTTCTcccaaataataatatacattacATTTAGATTTAGGTCATCAATTTGTGTTGAAAATTAACCACTAGATGGACCACAACAGAGGGAGGCAGTAGTAGAGTTTGtatttaacatatttttgaaGTTATCTACCCAAATTTTTTCACTTCAAACATATAATCACACATAAAAATATGATCTGTTatcttattattaaattttgagtcGTACCAACACTATTAACAAATAAACTTGTTCCTCACAGAAAATATCGAGATAGTACATTACCAAGTAAGAATGACGGATGCAAGAAGATAGATGAAGAACATAAGAATGAGGGACAATATAAAGAAGACCATGCCCTTCATAGGACTGCGTTAACCCCCCACCccgccacacacacacacctatTTATCTGGAATCATGACTCGTCTTCTCACTGGAAGATTGGGACACCATTAGAATATCACAATTAATAAACCATGTGATTtccttattaattaattaaactacAATTCAGTGTCATATGAACAGCCTCAAGTCTGTCACTGCGACTGAGTGGCAACGTACTCTTACTCAACCAGCATTAGCTGTGCAGAGCACAGTAGATTAATGATTATGCTACTAGATAAAATGAACAATCCTCCACATGAATTCGACCGCTTTATATATTAATCTTTCATATTATGACTGAGATTTTCAACATTTGCACTGGCTGCAATATTAATCTGAAGTCTATAAACTTCAGAATCTGAACTTGGAAGTTTACAAtgataaaataactaaaattacactaaataatttaataagttaCTGTAGGAAGATCAATGACAATGAAGACTGAAGAGCTGAACAGCATACCAAGAAAATCCTTGATCTCCAAAGAGCCAATATTCAGCATATCGATTATATGCATTGCACCTGTACCAAGTTAGCTAAAAGGCTTCAAAATTTAAACTTACTCCGTTTCTTGAGACAATTAACAGAAAGTTTACAGACAAGCACATCTAGATTTCTTTATTTACCATTcaataaatttttgataaattgtatttagtaatttcaaaataattaaacagATAGTAACATCACTGTTAGTTGTATTATTCATACTGGAATGAGGTGTCAGAGCATACCAAATGATATGATGCTAAAGGACATAGCTGTACCAATAGCGCCAAACAACATGATTGTCATGAAGTTTTGGAAAAATTGTTTCTTTTTCACCTGAAAcctgatataaaaataaatgaaaaaaattataagcacCTATAGACATATATGAAATGGCTCCCTCTGTTCTAACTGCTTGAACCAGAGGCATCTTTCACATAAGATATTAAAACTGCAACACTAGTACTAGTGTTCCTTCATGGTAAAAATATGAAACCCCTAGTGATCATTCCCCATGaaataacaaaaacaaatataaaaacgaACCCACTTAAGATGAAGACAAAGCTCACCCAGCGTTAAATATTATAGGCGGAAGAAGATATATGAAGAAAAGTTGTTCATCGAACTCCAAAATGCGGGAGTTTGTTCCACCTGATGTGAGCAAAATAACAATTCCAGAACACAGACCCTGTGATCAACGATCAATTCACACAAAAACTAGTAAGTCCAAGAACCTCTATAGTGCCAA
This region includes:
- the LOC108205600 gene encoding sodium/hydrogen exchanger 1, coding for MSLLSNPASVDNIALFVALICACIVIGHLLVENKWTNESTTPLLFGLCSGIVILLTSGGTNSRILEFDEQLFFIYLLPPIIFNAGFQVKKKQFFQNFMTIMLFGAIGTAMSFSIISFGAMHIIDMLNIGSLEIKDFLAIGAIFSATDSVCTLQILNQEEAPLLYSLVFGEGVVNDASSVVLFHAIQKYDLSNINIKTAFQFGGNFLILFTTSTLLGISVGLLSAYIMKKLHLGRHSPDREVALMIVMAYLSYMTAELFDLSGILTVFFCGIVMSHYTWHSMTDGSKVTTRHAFATFSFICEICIFLYVGMDALDMEKWKFVSSSPGKSVGLSAVLLGLVMIGRASFVFPLSFVSNLTRKSKGEKVNLKQQVIIWWAGLMRGAVSMALAYSQFTRFGHTQQPANAIILTSTITVVLFSTMVFGLMTKPLVRLLMPPSILSGDVLSSEPSSPNYSTVPLLRSSQDPESETGDQGIQRPASLSRLLSTTTHTIHRYWRKYDDRYMRPLFGGRGFVLPVPAPPTDNGLH